From Paenibacillus physcomitrellae, the proteins below share one genomic window:
- a CDS encoding glycoside hydrolase family 88 protein — protein MEEAAVQQGQSKRLDWVEEAWQRTVDKVLRTSGRIGANFPHASQGGQYQLEEPGWWTAGFWPGLLWMLYEESKEPQFRATAEACEERLDEVLDGYDRLDHDLGFMWILTSLANYKLNGSELSRRRAFKAANYLAGRFNLQGRFIRAWNDWNTRSDNAGVAIIDCAMNVQLLYWASRESGDARYCHIADAHLDTVLEYFIRPDGSVRHIVRFDPETGEQTEFIGGQGYSPESAWSRGTAWALYGLALGYHHSGRQEYLDAAKRVAHFFISQLPEDHVPHWDFRAPEDSKAYRDSSAGACAACGLLLLAGVVPSEESDSYRHAGERIMESLYKHYGAWDDPEQEGLILRGTSHFPDQRNVDVPLIYGDYFFVEGLARLKGGFTIYWE, from the coding sequence ATGGAAGAAGCGGCAGTTCAGCAAGGACAAAGCAAACGTTTGGATTGGGTGGAGGAAGCATGGCAGCGTACAGTGGATAAAGTACTCCGCACCAGCGGGCGGATTGGCGCGAACTTTCCGCATGCCAGCCAGGGAGGACAATATCAGCTTGAGGAGCCGGGCTGGTGGACAGCCGGTTTCTGGCCGGGTTTGTTATGGATGCTCTATGAGGAGAGTAAAGAACCACAGTTCCGGGCAACAGCCGAAGCCTGCGAAGAACGGCTTGACGAGGTGCTAGACGGGTATGACCGGCTGGACCATGACCTCGGTTTCATGTGGATCTTGACCAGCCTGGCTAACTACAAGCTGAACGGATCGGAGCTGTCCCGCAGGCGGGCATTCAAGGCGGCCAATTATTTGGCCGGACGTTTTAACCTTCAAGGGCGTTTCATCCGGGCCTGGAACGACTGGAATACCCGTTCCGACAATGCTGGAGTAGCCATTATCGACTGTGCGATGAATGTGCAGCTGCTGTATTGGGCTTCCCGCGAGAGTGGAGATGCGCGTTACTGCCATATAGCTGATGCCCATCTGGACACGGTGCTGGAGTATTTTATCCGCCCGGACGGTTCGGTCCGGCATATTGTCCGTTTTGATCCGGAGACGGGGGAACAAACCGAATTTATCGGCGGTCAAGGTTATTCTCCTGAATCGGCTTGGTCGAGAGGCACGGCATGGGCGCTCTACGGGCTGGCTTTGGGTTATCACCATAGCGGACGTCAGGAGTATTTGGATGCTGCTAAACGGGTGGCCCATTTCTTTATTTCGCAGCTGCCTGAGGATCATGTGCCGCATTGGGACTTCCGGGCTCCGGAGGATAGCAAGGCCTATCGGGATTCCTCCGCAGGAGCTTGCGCCGCCTGCGGTTTGCTGCTGCTTGCCGGCGTTGTACCGTCTGAGGAGAGCGACAGTTATCGCCATGCTGGAGAGCGGATAATGGAGTCGCTGTACAAGCATTATGGAGCCTGGGACGACCCGGAGCAGGAAGGGTTGATTCTCCGCGGCACAAGCCATTTTCCGGATCAGAGGAACGTGGATGTGCCGCTGATTTACGGCGATTACTTCTTTGTGGAGGGCCTGGCGAGGCTGAAAGGCGGATTTACAATTTATTGGGAATAA
- a CDS encoding sensor histidine kinase, whose translation MNLRFRKLMITYILATAVLLLLLNGIYYYTMRNTLLDGQKQNIEIMTSHIKSSLEITQKGEMLFEEVLADKLRMASISAQGMLPHKLEDVTNEQLIQVKNKLGIEGLTLFKYLKDQNNFIGAKSSDPKEIGLTTETWGSGKWNKVFAELMEKHEATPIENFGENLPHFWAGPYDTSTADPTRISKWGYYNDGTTDYLIDPYISEDIINRFHDQAGVEFNIADQEKNNPLVLEVGILNDKILQGEWKAPIPGNPEWHSERMVLYGDYTYTSPSDQALAEKAFAKMEKVHKVMEINGRMVLRTYSPITLQDNVNKGFDRMLIIVTSDMDKMTSDLVHKEIRISIVGLIFVLIGALMLVAVVRYIRNQTELVDDVQQMYLQNIDSLFKTVKEYRHDFVNHIFAMSGLAKIKKYNELEQYLQSLSHINKSLNDIIDIPIPAFNGLIQAKTAQALERKISFEYRFTHFAQLNLDIVKITNLVRIAGNLIDNAFYAVQDMEESRRRVTMLAYVEQKTLIMQVLNNGEPIPEEIREQIFEHGFSTKPKKSNSGLGLAIVKQITASYNGRVLLESTDELTCFTIEIPLAPKELVIKDSVNVQDDRAAMG comes from the coding sequence ATGAATTTAAGGTTCAGAAAGTTAATGATCACGTATATTTTGGCTACGGCGGTGCTGCTGCTTTTGTTGAACGGCATCTATTATTACACCATGAGAAACACGCTGCTGGACGGTCAGAAGCAAAATATAGAAATCATGACTTCCCATATTAAATCTTCTCTGGAAATCACGCAAAAAGGGGAAATGCTGTTTGAGGAAGTTCTGGCGGACAAGCTCCGTATGGCTTCCATAAGCGCTCAGGGCATGCTGCCGCATAAACTGGAGGATGTCACGAACGAACAGCTGATCCAAGTTAAAAATAAATTAGGCATCGAAGGCTTGACCTTGTTTAAATATCTGAAAGATCAGAACAATTTTATCGGCGCCAAATCCAGTGATCCCAAAGAAATCGGGTTGACTACGGAAACGTGGGGAAGCGGCAAATGGAACAAGGTGTTCGCGGAGCTTATGGAGAAACACGAAGCAACGCCTATCGAGAACTTCGGTGAGAATTTACCTCATTTTTGGGCCGGTCCTTACGATACCTCCACTGCGGATCCGACCCGGATCAGTAAATGGGGGTATTATAATGATGGAACAACTGACTATCTGATTGATCCTTATATTTCTGAAGATATTATTAATCGGTTTCACGATCAGGCAGGCGTAGAGTTTAACATTGCTGACCAGGAGAAAAACAATCCGCTGGTGCTGGAGGTTGGCATCCTGAACGACAAAATCCTGCAGGGCGAATGGAAAGCCCCTATACCGGGCAATCCGGAATGGCATTCGGAACGTATGGTTTTGTATGGTGATTATACTTATACCTCGCCCAGTGATCAGGCGTTAGCCGAAAAAGCTTTTGCCAAGATGGAGAAAGTGCATAAAGTTATGGAGATTAACGGGCGCATGGTTCTTCGAACGTATTCCCCGATTACGCTCCAGGATAACGTTAACAAAGGTTTTGACCGGATGCTCATTATTGTAACCTCGGATATGGACAAGATGACTTCTGATCTGGTGCACAAAGAAATCCGGATTTCCATTGTCGGGTTGATCTTTGTCCTGATCGGCGCGCTTATGCTTGTTGCGGTTGTCCGCTACATCCGCAACCAAACAGAGCTTGTGGACGATGTGCAGCAAATGTATCTGCAGAACATCGACAGCTTGTTCAAAACGGTGAAAGAATACCGGCATGACTTTGTGAATCACATTTTTGCCATGTCGGGTTTAGCCAAGATCAAGAAATACAACGAGCTCGAACAGTATCTGCAAAGCTTGTCCCATATTAATAAATCGCTTAATGATATTATTGATATTCCGATACCGGCTTTTAACGGACTGATTCAAGCCAAGACGGCTCAGGCTTTGGAGCGGAAAATTTCCTTCGAATACCGCTTCACCCATTTTGCCCAGCTTAATCTCGATATTGTGAAAATAACGAACCTTGTACGGATTGCGGGCAATTTGATCGATAATGCCTTTTACGCCGTACAGGACATGGAAGAGAGCCGGCGCCGCGTAACCATGCTGGCTTATGTGGAGCAGAAGACGCTGATCATGCAGGTGTTGAATAACGGAGAGCCGATTCCTGAGGAAATCCGCGAGCAAATCTTCGAGCATGGCTTCTCGACGAAACCGAAGAAGAGCAACAGCGGTTTGGGGCTGGCTATAGTCAAACAAATTACGGCCTCCTATAACGGACGGGTACTGCTGGAGAGCACGGACGAATTGACCTGCTTCACCATTGAAATTCCTTTAGCGCCTAAAGAGCTGGTTATTAAAGATTCGGTTAATGTGCAGGATGACCGGGCAGCTATGGGTTAA
- the kduI gene encoding 5-dehydro-4-deoxy-D-glucuronate isomerase, with product MEIRYASHPNEVKQFDTERLRREFVIESLFVPDKLTLIYSHVDRFIVGGVVPVQSKVALEADPKEIGAETFLERREIGIINLGGQGKVSVDGTDYVLEPKDCLYVGLGAKQVWFASTDASSPAKFYLNSTPAHKSYPTAKTGQADAFNVHLGAIDNSNERTIYRYIHEKGIQSCQLVMGLTQLEKGNMWNTMPAHTHNRRSEVYLYFNLPEDGAVFHLMGEPRETRHVVMRNEQAVISPSWSIHSGVGTSNYIFIWGMAGENQVFEDMDAVDMKELK from the coding sequence ATGGAAATCCGCTATGCTTCCCATCCTAATGAAGTCAAACAGTTTGACACAGAACGCCTGCGCCGTGAATTCGTTATCGAATCTTTATTTGTTCCAGATAAGCTGACGCTCATTTATTCCCATGTGGACCGCTTTATTGTAGGCGGAGTTGTTCCGGTGCAAAGCAAAGTCGCACTTGAAGCCGATCCGAAGGAAATCGGAGCGGAGACGTTCCTGGAGCGCCGGGAAATCGGCATTATCAACCTTGGAGGGCAAGGCAAGGTAAGTGTGGACGGAACCGATTATGTACTGGAGCCTAAAGACTGTCTCTATGTAGGTCTTGGCGCCAAACAAGTATGGTTCGCAAGCACGGACGCCTCGTCCCCGGCCAAATTTTATCTAAACTCCACACCGGCCCACAAATCTTATCCAACCGCCAAAACCGGTCAGGCAGACGCCTTTAACGTCCACCTGGGCGCAATCGACAATTCCAACGAACGGACGATTTACCGCTATATCCATGAGAAGGGCATCCAAAGCTGCCAGCTTGTTATGGGCTTAACTCAACTGGAGAAAGGGAATATGTGGAATACGATGCCGGCCCATACCCATAACCGCCGTTCGGAGGTGTACCTGTATTTCAATCTTCCGGAAGACGGCGCTGTGTTCCATCTGATGGGCGAACCCCGGGAAACCCGCCACGTAGTCATGCGGAATGAGCAGGCCGTTATTTCCCCAAGCTGGTCGATCCACAGCGGGGTAGGAACCAGCAATTATATTTTCATCTGGGGAATGGCCGGGGAGAATCAGGTGTTCGAGGATATGGACGCCGTGGACATGAAAGAGCTAAAATAA